The genomic segment GATGATGAGGATGATTACGGCGATGATGGCAGGCAGCATGGTCATGGTCAGCACATAGCTCTGGGAGTAGCCGGTCTTCCGGTGGGTGAATATGTAGATCAGGCTGATGAGAAAGCCCAACAGGGCGGAACAGAGAATACAGGTGAGAAATTCTCCGATGGTCATGGTGGATGCGGTGAGAATGGACTTGATTCCAAAAATGTTTTCAGGCATAAATCATTACGCTCCTATCTTCTTCGATTTTGCTTCGGATATACTGCTTGTAAGCAGTGCCGTACTTAGAAAAGCTGGTTTTGTAGATGTTCAGCTCCGATAAGGCATCGGAGAGCCATTTGGGAATGGAGTCGGTCACTTTGATCTCCATCAGCCGCTGATCCGGCCGGATGATCTGGCTTCCGTAATTGCCGGAGGCAAGAGAAATATCCTCCCGCCGGGCAGTGATCTGCCGGTCAAAGGTCAGACGAAAGTCGCTGTTGTCCTTGCCGAAAAAGGCGGAGCGCTGGTAGCTGATATACTGCTTGGGGGAAACGGCATAGTTGTTGAGGAAAACGTCCAGCTCCTTGAGCACCTGCATTTGCAGGAACTTTTCCGACTGAGGCTTGACCCGGGTCTGTATGTAGGCATTTGCCTGCTGCAGGGTCATGGTCACCCGGCGCTTTGTTACAATGCCGCCGATCTTTTTCTTGATCTCCAGAAAAACCGTGTCCTCCGGTCCTGCAGGCGAGGCATAGCTGCGCAGCCGGATCTTTTCCTTGTAATAGGGCTTGGCAAGGGATTCCCGGATCAGGAAATTGTCATCGGTGTCGTAATATACATTATAGACCCCGTATTCCTTGCCGTTCACGCAGTATTTGTCCGGATTCATATAGTCCAGAAGAATGGGCTGAAGTGCGTCATACTGCGCTTTGGAAAGCAGGAATTTTACTTCCCGCCGCTGAAAAGTACGAATTGCCATAGGCGTGTTTGTCCAGCAGTGTTCCTCCCCATTGTCCTACTGCTGAGGCAGTACCTCCCTTCTGCTGTTTTCTTGTCATTATTCTATCAAGGGTTTCTTAAAATAGTCTTAAGAATGGTGTGCTTTTTGCCGGTTTTCACAAGTATATATACACTTTCAATTGCTTTTCATCCTTTTTTCATAGGATCGCCATTACGAAAATTGTGACATTCGTAGAAAAACGGGAGCCCGCTTTGTGCAGAAAGGCAGTATTGTACGGAGCAGGCTCTCGGTGGTGTTGCCCAAAAGCTATAAACCTGCATGGCGGAATTTGTATACTTTTTTGCAGTATGCTTCTGCTTTTTAAGACTATTTTAAGAATGGGGCATTATACTATGTATATTGGCAGAACCCGGGGCGTATCCCCGTGTCAAGGCAATGCCGCAGAAAGCCCATGCGGCACGCCAAAATGATTGAATAAAGGAGTAGATGATCATGAAGTCTGGGAAAGCAAACAGGCGCAGAATGCTTGCCGGTATGCTGGCGTTGAGCGTTCTGTGTACCAGCGGTGTGATTCGCACCGGCGCATCCGTCAGTGCAGCAGCCACGGTTGCAGGCGATGTAAACTTGGACGGCACTGTGGACGCAAAGGATGTGACCGCTTTGCAGCAGTATCTGATCCGGAAAGCGACCCTCACTGCAACGGCAGCAGAAAACGGGGATCTCAACGGAGACGGTGTGCTGAACAGCGTAGATCTTGCATTGCTCAAGCGTCAGGTGCTGGCTTCCACCCCGCAGGCTGAGGCTACATATATCCACCTGAAGGACACTTCCATTGAAGTAGAGGGGGATCACGCTACGCTGAGTAACAGTAATAAAACGGTGACCATTGACGCATCCGGTACTTATTATATTGACGGTACTCTGACGGATGGACAGATCATAGTCAATGTACCGGATATTGTGGCGGATGCTGAAACCGTCAAGCTGTTTCTCAACGGCGTGA from the Ruminococcus champanellensis 18P13 = JCM 17042 genome contains:
- a CDS encoding polyphosphate polymerase domain-containing protein, encoding MAIRTFQRREVKFLLSKAQYDALQPILLDYMNPDKYCVNGKEYGVYNVYYDTDDNFLIRESLAKPYYKEKIRLRSYASPAGPEDTVFLEIKKKIGGIVTKRRVTMTLQQANAYIQTRVKPQSEKFLQMQVLKELDVFLNNYAVSPKQYISYQRSAFFGKDNSDFRLTFDRQITARREDISLASGNYGSQIIRPDQRLMEIKVTDSIPKWLSDALSELNIYKTSFSKYGTAYKQYIRSKIEEDRSVMIYA